Proteins encoded together in one Aminipila butyrica window:
- a CDS encoding SPL family radical SAM protein: protein MHYVKAKGILSARNGMNLYRGCSHGCIYCDSRSNCYHMDHDFEDIEVKENAIELLENVLKHKRKKCMLGTGSMTDPYIPLERKIRNVRKALSLARQYGFGFTLITKSNHVLDDIDLLKKINEKTKCVIQMTLTTYDEELCKKLEPHVSTTKERVEVLKKMRDAGIPTVVWLSPILPFINDTEENISAILEDCAEAKVYGVICFGMGVTLREGNREYFYRQLDRLFPHMKEKYQKIYGNQYVLNSPNHAKLMALYHEKCEKNHLVHDNAKIFEYLSLFEEKQTDTQLSLFDWA from the coding sequence ATGCATTATGTCAAGGCAAAGGGGATTTTATCTGCTAGAAATGGCATGAACTTATACCGTGGCTGCTCTCATGGGTGTATATACTGCGATTCAAGAAGCAACTGCTACCATATGGACCATGATTTTGAAGATATCGAAGTCAAAGAAAATGCCATCGAGTTATTGGAAAATGTCCTGAAGCACAAACGAAAAAAGTGTATGCTTGGCACAGGCTCTATGACCGATCCCTATATTCCCCTGGAAAGAAAAATTAGAAATGTCAGAAAGGCTCTGTCCTTAGCCCGCCAATATGGATTTGGCTTTACGCTCATAACCAAATCCAATCACGTTTTGGATGATATCGACTTGTTAAAAAAGATAAACGAGAAAACAAAATGTGTAATACAAATGACCTTGACCACCTATGATGAGGAGTTATGCAAGAAGCTTGAGCCCCATGTCAGTACCACAAAAGAACGGGTTGAAGTCTTAAAGAAAATGCGTGATGCAGGCATACCAACTGTCGTCTGGCTAAGCCCTATACTCCCATTTATCAATGATACCGAAGAGAACATCTCCGCTATTTTAGAGGATTGCGCAGAAGCAAAGGTCTATGGTGTAATTTGTTTTGGCATGGGCGTGACCCTTCGGGAGGGGAATCGAGAATACTTTTACAGACAGCTAGACCGTTTATTTCCTCATATGAAAGAAAAATATCAAAAGATTTACGGCAATCAATACGTGCTGAACAGTCCTAACCATGCCAAGCTGATGGCTTTATATCATGAAAAATGTGAGAAAAATCATCTTGTTCATGACAATGCGAAAATCTTTGAATATTTAAGTTTGTTTGAAGAAAAGCAAACAGATACCCAGCTAAGCCTGTTCGATTGGGCGTAA